A window of Cytobacillus sp. FSL H8-0458 genomic DNA:
TCGGGTTCGGGTCTTGAGAGTACCCTACCTGTAAAAGGATTCACCCCAGGTACTTTTTTAGAAAAAGTACAATTGGTTCCCCCGCTCAATTAAGATTAAGCGAAAATTATTTATGTTTTTTTAATATAATAACAAAATAGTATGAAATTTGTAAACATCCTTTTAATTATCTGTTATTTTCAATAATATATTATTCTCTTAATAATATTAGGGTATTAGAAATTAAGCCAGTTGAAAATAGGATGTCTATTTTTGTCCTTGACTTTCAGTTCCTTCTTATTCAGCTTGTTTTCATGTTCGGCCAGCCACTTTTTTAACTCTTCTTTATCCTTGCATTGCGTATAATAAGTCTCCCCATTTTTCCCAGTGGCACTCACAACATATCTGCATGTACTTCCCATAATGCACCCTTTTCAAAGTAATTTCTTTTTGAATTATAACAAGATTTATAGCAATGTCCACTATATTTTAAAAGAAAATAGATATAAGCATTATGGGAAAACAATCCTATTTTCGCAAAACTGTAATAAAACCGTCCAGAATTTCGTGACTCTCAGTAAATCCTTTACCTGCATAAAATTCAAGGGCCTCTGTATTCCCATTTGACACATAAATAAAATAATCTTCTACATCTTTAAATTGACTTAACCACTCCATCGACATGTTAAAAAGCACTGACCCAATTCCGTATTGCCGGTAGCCATCTTTAATAAAAAATTGTGATAAGCAGCCAACATTGTCTTTCTCCACTGAGGATAAATCAAAAAAAGTGGCGAAATCATTGGAGTAGGCTTCCTTAGGAGAAACATTGGAATAGACATAGCCCACGACTTCTTTATCGTCCTTAACAATTACAATATAATTATGTATAGCAGATTTTACGGATGGAACCATTCTTGTTTCAAAATTCATGCTGTCAAAACGCTCAGGTGTTATATGTGACTTTGATTTCTGAAAAGCCATCAGCTCATTGCATAAATTCCGGCATAGGCTGATTTCGTCTTCTGTTATCACTTCATAGTTTAGATTCATACCAATTCACCCCTTTAGCTAACATTTTATATTGGAATGCCTATATTCGTCTAAAAAAAGAGGGAATATATTTTTGATAGAGAAATATTTTTTAAACTAATATAAAAAGAGGGACGATCATGATTAAGGAAATCAATATTAAAGACCGAAAAGCGGCAAAGCAGGTTTTAAGCGTACAGCTTCCTGCGTATAAAATTGAGGCTGAAATCATTGGTTATCCTGATTTACCTCCTTTGAAGGATTCTGCAGACGCTTTGCGAATAACCGGAGAGACCTTCTTTGGGTACTTTATTGGTGAAAAATTATGCGGTGTGATTTCCTTTAAAGAGAAGAATGATGTTTTAGATATTCATAGACTGATTGTGCATCCTGAACATTTCAGGAAGGGAATTGCACAAAAGCTGCTGAACTTCATTGAACTGAGACCGATGATTGAAAAGATGGTTGTCACAACCGGCTCCAAGAATACTCCAGCTGTCGCATTTTATGTGAAAAATGGATTCAAAGAGGTTGAAAAAATCAAAATAAACGATTCACTGACAATTACTGCTTTTGAGAAATTATTATGGAAAGCCGTGAAGGTGGAAAGGAACGGCAATAGGAATTTTAAATTAAGAGAAGCTATTGAGATTCTTGAACGTACACCTGATACGCTGGATGCATTACTAAGAGGTTTATCTTCAGAATGGCTGAATGGCAATGAAGGTGAAGGGACGTGGAATGCAGCCGAAGTGGTTGATCATTTGATTGATGGCGAAGAGAAAAATTGGATTCCGCGACTGACCTTTATTTTGCAGAAAGGGGAAAGCAAGCCATTTCCTCCAATTGACCGTTTTGCTCATTTAAGTTTGTCAGGGGATCTGCCTTTTGAAAAAAAGCTTGAAATCTTTAAGACCCTTAGAATGAAAAATTTGGCCACACTGAGGAGTATGCCTGACCTGGAAAATCATTTCGAAAAGAAAGGCCTTCATCCGGCATTTGGTCCAATAAGAGTCAGGGAATTGATTTCCACTTGGACAGTGCATGATCTTACGCATATTTCACAGATTTCAAGAGTATTGGCGAATAGGTACAAGACAGATGTTGGTCCCTGGATTGAGTATTTGAGCATATTAAAAAAGTAAGCACTTTAAAAAATTGTTAAGTATTGTAAAACAGCAGAGTTTTGGGACCAATACCTCATGCTATGGTCAAAGGTGTTCATTTATACTGAGAGTTGATTGTGACTTTTCTGATTATTCGAAGTCCTTTCAAAACATTATGGAGGCGAATGAATGCTGAATCGTAAGAGAAAAAGTCTGCTGTTATCGCTGATTCTATTTGCTGCCATTCTCATTGTAATGCAGCCCATCCAAGATTCAATAACAAAGGCAGCTGCTGGAGATGGGTCCTGGTCATCACCTTATTCGGTTTCTCAGGGAATCAATGCTCAAAATAACGCATCCAAAACTGTTCAAGGCTATGTGGTTGGACAGCCGACTGCAACCAATACGGTTATCACCAGCAGGTTTCCAAATGATTATGCTTTGGCACTGGCGGATAGTCCAACAGAGACCAGCTTGGCTAAGATGATTTATGTTCAAATCCCATCCTCCTTTCGCTCAGCTTTTGGTTTGAAATCGAATCCATCTCTGATGGGAAAGAAAATGAAAGTAACGGGAACGCTGACTGCCTATTTTTCTCATCCGGGGCTTAAGGACGGTACTGCTTTTGAGCAGGATGGCGGCGGAGCAACTGACCCGGAACCCGGACCTGACGGGTATTATGATGCTGCAAATGGTAAAACAGGTGAGGCTTTAAAATCAGCTCTTCATAACATCATCGATGACCACACTGGAGTTTCCTACTCCAATGTATGGGAAGCGCTTCGTGAAACTGACGAAGACCCGGCTAATCCCAATAACGTGATTCTCTTATATACCGGCCGTTCTCAGGGCAAATTCACCAATGGATCCGGGGTCAATGATTGGAATAGGGAGCATGTGTGGGCTAAATCGCACGGAGACTTTGGCACAGCGATGGGTGCGGGAACTGACCTGCATCATTTGCGGCCAACAGATGCTTCTGTAAATAGTTCACGAGGAAACCTCGACTTTGATAATGGGGGATCCCAGCATTCTGAAGCACTTGGAAATTACTATGACTCAGATTCCTGGGAACCAAGGGATGCTGTAAAAGGTGATGTAGCCCGTATGCTGTTTTATATGGCTGTCCGCTATGAAGGAGACAGCGGAGAAGTGGATCTGGAGCTAAACAATGCAGTCAATAACGGTTCTGCTCCTTATCATGGCAGAATGTCTATCCTGCTCGAATGGCATAAGGAAGATCCGGTCGATGATAAAGAACGGAGAAGAAACGAAATCATCTACACTGATTACCAGCATAACCGCAATCCATTTATAGATCATCCTGAGTGGGCATCTGCGATTTGGGAATAAGGTACTATCCGTTTTAGCAAACAATTCAGTTAAAATAACATTTTTTATTCACAGATAAATTACACACAAAAAGCTCAGAGCATATGACTCTGAGCTTTATTTTTTGTATGTGACCTATTCCGATAAAGTACCCAATTAATGCATAATAATTACTCGTTTTTAACGATTTCCTTCCAGTAATACCAGGCTTCAAGGTATCCCTGAAATTCACTTGGATGATGTTTTATACAAGTTGCCATTCTAAGATATAAACCAACTAGTGCCTCTTCATATAAAACAGAAGGATTTATTACCGTTTTAGATTTCAAAAAGGCTGCTGCACTAAGGAGGGTTTCTTTCGTTAGTTCCTCTGGGGATGAACAAAAGGCATAAATTAAATCATATAAAGGTTCGCCAATAACAGGCGTCGGGTCAATTACACCACTTAATTGTCCATTACGAAAAATGAAATTATGTATTCCGCAATCCCCGTGCAGTAAAAATGACTCTTTGCCTTTGCTGTTTTTTTCAGCAAGGTCCAGTACGAGATTATAATGACTATTATCTAATCGTGAATGGAGGATTTTGTTTGCTTCATTGATGTTATCAAATATAAAACTCTGCCAAGACTCTGATGGCTGATCCGCCCAGCCCCAGCCTTTACTGCTGTCAACGGGTCTGTAATGATTTAAAAGCCCTTGCACCAGCGTTTTGAGGGTTTCTTTTTTGTTTTTTCTACCATAATTGGCATTGCCTTCAATGAAGGTATAAAAGATGTACTCGTATAATGGTTCAACGAATAAAAGTTTTGGCAATAAATCAGTCATCTTGTAATCATTAAGGAAATTCGCCTCCGATTTAATAATTTGCGGTTCATTTTTCTTAATGACATACTTTCTATCCTCAAAATGCAGAAGGTACAATTCACTTACCGTACCACCATTTAATTGTTCATGATAAGCTGGCTTTGAATGTAGAATGTTATTGTCCATTAGTTCATGTATTATTTCTTGTATATTCATACTTCTCCCCCTTTCTATGACGCCTTCTTCTGCTTCTCTTTATATTTTAATATAAGTTACCTGTTTCTTGCTGTTTCTCAAAAAAAAATCGAGTATACAACTTTTGCGATTTCATGCTCGATTTCGAATGTTAATTCTATTATTTCTCCACGTTATCTGACCTGCTAACTGTATTACTTTTATATTTCACAAATTATCAATATATTCTGAAATGAAAAAGGGTGTTAAGCGGTTATAATTAAATAAAGGGGAAAGCGTTTTCATTCCTCCTTTCAATTTTAAAAAAGGGGTGCTGAAAATGAACTATTTAGAAATAAAGAAGAAGCTGGAAGCTGCAAAACATGAACTGGAGCTGAAGATGCACGATCAGGCTGCATCAGAGAGTGAAAAGGAAACTCTTCAAAAGAGGGTTGACAACTATGAGTATATGCTCGAATTAACGGATATGAATCACTTTGAAAGAGGGAATATAATCAGTTAGGGAGGCGGTCCTAGGAGCCGCCTCTTTTTTTGTGAAAGGCCATGATAAAAGATAAAGATGATTTTTCTTATTGACAAACAGGGCAGGATTCTTGAAGAAGGTATTTGTAATAGAAAATTGAATAATTACTTACATATAAAGTGAGTTAATTTTAATATAAGGGAGAAATTAAATTGAGCGAACTTAAACTAATAAAGACTTACAAAAACGAGCTTCAAAAATACTCTTTAGAACAGCTAAGTTATAAATCTGAAGAAACGGTCTGGTCAATTGGGCAAATGTATGACCATTTAATCCTTGTTGCTCATGAGTACCTGGATAATGTGGAAAAATGTTCCGAATTATATGATGAACAGCCCCTTGGGAAAACTGAGTTTGGTGTGCATTTATTTAAGATAGGAGGGTTTCCTCCAATAAAAATAAAATTACCGGTTGAACTAAATGCTCCACCTAATAATTCAGATAGCAAGGATGATCTTATCAGCAGAATGGATCAAGTAATACTAAGGCTAAGTCAATGGGAATCGAAAGTGGATAATATAAATCCAAATTATAAAGTAGAGCATGGAGGGTTCGGATGGCTGAATGCAAGGGAATGGTATGATTTAGTTGGTATGCATTTTCGTCATCACTTGCGCCAAAAGGCTGAGTTAGAACAAAGGCTTGTTAAATGAGGGTGTGTAAATTGAGTATAGGATGGTTTTGGCTAGCCTGTCTTCTTATTCAAGTAACAGGTGCGTTAATTCAACTAGGAATGACCAAAAGGACCTTATGAAGAGGTCTTTATCTTATGTTCAAAAAATTAATATCCCTTTAAACAAAGCTTTATGAAAAAAAGATTGACAAGAGATGAACATGGGAGTAATTTATATTTATTAATTTCATAGTAAACCTTTTTGCTGAATCATTTGAGCGGGGGAACCAACTTTGATAAACCTTGTTTATCTTGGGGTGAATCTTAGCATATTAAGGCTAAGAAGGGATACTCTCAATCCCTAATCCGACAGCTAACTCCGTAAGCTAAATCGAGAGAAGGGTTAATGGAAACCATTGGCCATTCTTTATTAAGAGTGGTTTTTTTGTGTTCATTTTTAAAAAGAAGGGAATTTCTTCAATGAAAAAACAGTATGCTGTATTTGGCTTAGGCCGCTTTGGCGGCAGTCTTGTAAAGGAATTTCATGAATTGGGTGTGGAAGTTCTCGCGATTGATGTGGATCAGGAGAAAGTGAATCATTACGCCCAGTTTGTGACATATGCCGTTCAAATCAATGGTATTGATGAAGGTGCCATTAAACAGACGGGAATCAAAAATATTGATCATGCATTTGTTTCATTTGGTGAAAACATTGAGTCCAGCATATTGACATCATTGCTGTTAAAAGAATTGGGAATCCCAAAGGTGTGGGCGAAGGCGCATAATGAGTATCATGCCAGAGTGCTCGAAAAAATTGGTGTTGATCGTGTGATTCATCCGGAGCGGGATATGGCAAAGCGGATTGCCCACCATATTGTTTCAGAAAAGATGATTGATTATATTGAGCTGTCTGAAGATTATAGTATGGTGGAGATTGTGGCGACAAATAAAATTGCCAACAAATCTCTATCTGAATTGAATATACGGGCTAAGTATGGCTGTAATATCGTGGGGATTCAGCGCGGGAAGGAAATAATCGTTACTCCGCCCGCTGAAGAGGTCATTTTAAAGGGAGACGTCCTGATTATAATGGGACACAATAAAGGGATTGGCAGGTTTGAGAGGCATGGAGTATAAGCCAGACCAATATAAGGGGTTAACCTTAGATGTATAAGGAGCATAAAAGAATGAGGAGAATGGGACGATCCTATAAGTGGATAAAAATGAATCCTGCACAAATGCTTTCGGTCGGTTTCTTAATATTAATTGGTATAGGCACACTGCTGCTGATGCTGCCTTTTGCTACGAAAGACAGACATCATTTGTCGTTTATCGATGCCCTTTTTGAGGCGACTTCTGCTGTTTGTGTAACAGGTCTGGTGGTAGTGGATACCCAAACAACATTTACTGTTTTTGGCCAAATTGTACTGATGGTACTCATACAGATTGGCGGCCTTGGATTTATGACTTTTGGAGTCCTCATTGCTATCATGCTTGGAAAGAACATTGGGTTGAAAGGAAGGCTGATGATCCAGGAATCTTTAAATCAGCTTTCGATTGAAGGGATGGTCAGGCTGGTTAAATTCGTTGTCGGCTTTACTTTAATTGCTGAAACTATCGGTGCATTGATATTGGCCATTCGATGGTCGTCCGATTTTGGCTTTCCCCGTTCGTTGTATTATGGCATTTTCCATTCGGTCTCTGCCTTTAATAATGCCGGGTTCGATATAATGGGCCAATTCAGGAGTGTGACTGAATATGCCGGCGATTTTACGGTCATTATGACGCTCAGCACTCTGCTGATAATCGGGGGAATTGGCTATTTTGTTGTACTTGATGTGAAAAGAAACAGGAGCTTGAAGAGACTCTCTTTGCACACAAAATTGGTCCTTATGATGACTCTGGTTCTTAATTTTCTGGGGACAGTGTTTATCTTTGCGCTGGAATTTGATAACCCCGGGACCCTTGCCAATTTGCCTTTAAAAGATAAACTGCTGGGAGCATACTTTCATGGTGTAGTACCGAGAACGGCTGGCTTTAATTCTTTGAATACTGGTGAATTAACACTGGGTTCACAGCTGGTAACAATGCTGCTCATGTTCATTGGAGGTGGATCTGGCGGTACTGCAGGCGGCATTAAAGTCACTACATTTGTCTTGATATTTCTTGCAGTCCGGGCGCTGATAAAGGAAGAAGATGAAGTGAGCCTGATGGGGAGGCGTATTCCGAAGGATCTTATTGTCAGAGCCTTTACAATAACCGTCTATTCAATAGGATTTATTTTCTTTATCTTATTTATTTTATCCATAACTGAAAATGCTCCTTTAAACGTCCTTTTATTTGAAGTAATTTCCGCTTTTGGCACGGTAGGCATGTCGATGGGGCTGACACCTGAATTAAGTGAAACAGGAAAAGTGATAATTGCCTTTATGATGTTTGCAGGCAGAGTAGGGCCGATCACAATCGCTTTTGCACTTGCCCGAAGAAAAGGAAAGGCTAAATACAAATATGCAGAAGAGAAAATTATGATTGGCTAGTGCGGGATAGAGTGTGATACTCTTTCCTGTTTTTTTGTTGCGGAGGTTATAGAGGTTAATAATGCGAGGCTGCAGGAAAACGGTCGCTATGGGGCGGTAATGAAGCCGAAAAAGAGAGCAGCGGCAAGAAAATGGTCGCCATGCTAAGCTAATACCAAATTTCAACCATCTAAATTGCCATCTAAATTGCCATCTAAATTGATTCAGTTCCTTCTATAATAATAGTATAATAAAATACATATATTTCTATTTTTCGGCCGGCGGGTATTTTCAGTGAGCCACACAGGGGGAAGATGATGTCGAAGATTGTGCAGATATTAGACGAACTGAAGGATTGGATTACGGGTGCGCTAAAAAATGAAGTGAGTCCGATTGCGATTGCGAATGCTTTGATTCAAGAAGAGATTCGATAGCCGGTTTGCTTATGAGACTTTATTTAAAATTGTTGAAAAAGAAGCAATAGGGACGACAGAGGGGCAGCAGATTCGATATAATTATGAAGTCCCCGAAATAGGCAGGAAGGGGAATATCCTGCATGCCAGTGACAGGGACGTCAAAGTGCTTTCCAGGAATGAAAGGCGTTTGTCCTCCATTTGGATTCTGTGCTCCCCTCAGAACTCATCAGTCTTTCAAGGAGCCGCCTGCAGCCATCTCGTGGGTGGATACGGGTTCTGGAGAAGAACGGGCAGGATCCGGCAG
This region includes:
- a CDS encoding DinB family protein, yielding MERNGNRNFKLREAIEILERTPDTLDALLRGLSSEWLNGNEGEGTWNAAEVVDHLIDGEEKNWIPRLTFILQKGESKPFPPIDRFAHLSLSGDLPFEKKLEIFKTLRMKNLATLRSMPDLENHFEKKGLHPAFGPIRVRELISTWTVHDLTHISQISRVLANRYKTDVGPWIEYLSILKK
- a CDS encoding GNAT family N-acetyltransferase, which gives rise to MNLNYEVITEDEISLCRNLCNELMAFQKSKSHITPERFDSMNFETRMVPSVKSAIHNYIVIVKDDKEVVGYVYSNVSPKEAYSNDFATFFDLSSVEKDNVGCLSQFFIKDGYRQYGIGSVLFNMSMEWLSQFKDVEDYFIYVSNGNTEALEFYAGKGFTESHEILDGFITVLRK
- a CDS encoding potassium channel family protein translates to MKKQYAVFGLGRFGGSLVKEFHELGVEVLAIDVDQEKVNHYAQFVTYAVQINGIDEGAIKQTGIKNIDHAFVSFGENIESSILTSLLLKELGIPKVWAKAHNEYHARVLEKIGVDRVIHPERDMAKRIAHHIVSEKMIDYIELSEDYSMVEIVATNKIANKSLSELNIRAKYGCNIVGIQRGKEIIVTPPAEEVILKGDVLIIMGHNKGIGRFERHGV
- a CDS encoding DinB family protein, with amino-acid sequence MSELKLIKTYKNELQKYSLEQLSYKSEETVWSIGQMYDHLILVAHEYLDNVEKCSELYDEQPLGKTEFGVHLFKIGGFPPIKIKLPVELNAPPNNSDSKDDLISRMDQVILRLSQWESKVDNINPNYKVEHGGFGWLNAREWYDLVGMHFRHHLRQKAELEQRLVK
- a CDS encoding TrkH family potassium uptake protein yields the protein MRRMGRSYKWIKMNPAQMLSVGFLILIGIGTLLLMLPFATKDRHHLSFIDALFEATSAVCVTGLVVVDTQTTFTVFGQIVLMVLIQIGGLGFMTFGVLIAIMLGKNIGLKGRLMIQESLNQLSIEGMVRLVKFVVGFTLIAETIGALILAIRWSSDFGFPRSLYYGIFHSVSAFNNAGFDIMGQFRSVTEYAGDFTVIMTLSTLLIIGGIGYFVVLDVKRNRSLKRLSLHTKLVLMMTLVLNFLGTVFIFALEFDNPGTLANLPLKDKLLGAYFHGVVPRTAGFNSLNTGELTLGSQLVTMLLMFIGGGSGGTAGGIKVTTFVLIFLAVRALIKEEDEVSLMGRRIPKDLIVRAFTITVYSIGFIFFILFILSITENAPLNVLLFEVISAFGTVGMSMGLTPELSETGKVIIAFMMFAGRVGPITIAFALARRKGKAKYKYAEEKIMIG
- a CDS encoding phosphotransferase, translated to MNIQEIIHELMDNNILHSKPAYHEQLNGGTVSELYLLHFEDRKYVIKKNEPQIIKSEANFLNDYKMTDLLPKLLFVEPLYEYIFYTFIEGNANYGRKNKKETLKTLVQGLLNHYRPVDSSKGWGWADQPSESWQSFIFDNINEANKILHSRLDNSHYNLVLDLAEKNSKGKESFLLHGDCGIHNFIFRNGQLSGVIDPTPVIGEPLYDLIYAFCSSPEELTKETLLSAAAFLKSKTVINPSVLYEEALVGLYLRMATCIKHHPSEFQGYLEAWYYWKEIVKNE
- a CDS encoding endonuclease is translated as MLNRKRKSLLLSLILFAAILIVMQPIQDSITKAAAGDGSWSSPYSVSQGINAQNNASKTVQGYVVGQPTATNTVITSRFPNDYALALADSPTETSLAKMIYVQIPSSFRSAFGLKSNPSLMGKKMKVTGTLTAYFSHPGLKDGTAFEQDGGGATDPEPGPDGYYDAANGKTGEALKSALHNIIDDHTGVSYSNVWEALRETDEDPANPNNVILLYTGRSQGKFTNGSGVNDWNREHVWAKSHGDFGTAMGAGTDLHHLRPTDASVNSSRGNLDFDNGGSQHSEALGNYYDSDSWEPRDAVKGDVARMLFYMAVRYEGDSGEVDLELNNAVNNGSAPYHGRMSILLEWHKEDPVDDKERRRNEIIYTDYQHNRNPFIDHPEWASAIWE
- a CDS encoding DUF3896 family protein gives rise to the protein MNYLEIKKKLEAAKHELELKMHDQAASESEKETLQKRVDNYEYMLELTDMNHFERGNIIS